GAACGGCGCGGGCGTGCGCACGACCGCGCTGCTGACCGACATGAACGAAGTGCTGGCCTCCAGCGCCGGTAACGCGGTGGAAGTGCGCGAAGCGGTGCGCTTCCTGACCGGCGATTACCGCAACCCGCGTCTTCTGGAAGTCACGATGGCGCTGTGCGTCGAGATGCTGCTCTCCGGCGGGCTTGCGAAAGACGAGACTGAAGCGCGCGCGAAACTGCAACAGGTGCTGGACAACGGCCAGGCGGCGGAAATTTTCGGGCGCATGGTGGCCGCGCAAAACGGCCCGGCGGATTTTGTCGACAACTATGATCGCTACCTGCCTGCGGCCACGCTCAGCAAAGCGGTCTACGCTGACCGTTCCGGCTTTGTTACGCAAATGGATACCCGCGCGCTCGGCATGGCGGTCGTGGCCATGGGCGGCGGTCGTCGTCAGGCGTCAGACAGCATTGATTACAGCGTCGGCCTGACCGATATGGCGCGTCTCGGCGAGCAGGTTGACGGCGAGCGTCCGCTGGCCGTTATCCATGCGAAGAGCGAGGCGAGCTGGCAGGAAGCGGCGGCGGCCGTTAAAGCGGCCATTAAGGTTGACGATGCGGCGGCGAAAGCGTCACCGGTTGTCTATCGCAGAATCAGCGAATAAGTGGCATACTGATCTGATCACTTTTTTACAGCGCAATAGGTACGGAGAAAATATGAAACGTGCATTTATTATGGTGCTGGACTCCTTTGGTATTGGCGCGACAGAAGACGCGGAACGCTTCGGCGACGCGGGTTCTGACACCCTTGGCCACATCGCCGAGGCCTGCGCCAAAGGTGAAGCAGACATCGGCCGTAAAGGCCCGCTGCATCTGCCGAATCTGACGAAGCTGGGCCTTGCGAAGGCGCATGAAGGCGCCACTGGCTTTATTCCTGCCGGCATGGACGGTAATGCGGAAATCACTGGCGCGTACGCCTGGGCGCATGAGCTTTCCTCCGGTAAAGACACGCCGTCAGGCCACTGGGAAATCGCCGGTGTGCCTGTGCTGTTCGACTGGGGTTATTTCACCGACGAGAAAAACAGCTTCCCGCAGGCGCTGCTCGACAAACTGGTGGAACGCGCCAACCTGCCGGGCTATCTCGGTAACTGCCACTCCTCCGGGACGGTGATTCTGGACGAGCTGGGCGAAGAGCATATGAAAACCGGCAAGCCGATTTTCTACACCTCCGCCGACTCCGTCTTCCAGATTGCCTGCCATGAAGAGACGTTCGGCCTGGACCGCCTCTATGAGCTGTGCGAAATCGCGCGTGAAGAGCTGACCGAAGGCGGCTACAACATTGGCCGCGTTATCGCGCGTCCGTTTGTCGGCGACAAAGCGGGCAACTTCCAGCGTACCGGCAACCGTCACGACCTGGCCGTCGAGCCGCCGTCGCCGGTCGTGCTGAAAAAGCTGGTGGACGAGAAGGGCGGTCACGTAGTGTCTGTCGGTAAAATCGCGGATATCTACGCCAACATGGGTATCACTAAAAAAGTGAAAGCCACCGGCCTTGACGCGCTGTTTGACGCCACCATCAAAGAGATGAAAGAAGCCGGCGACAACACCATCGTCTTCACCAACTTTGTGGACTTTGACTCCTCCTGGGGCCATCGACGCGATGTTGCGGGCTACGCGGGCGGCCTTGAGCTGTTTGACCGCCGCCTGCCGGAGCTGCTGGAGCTGGTTGGCGAAGATGACATCATCATCTTTACCGCCGACCACGGATGTGACCCGACATGGAAAGGCACCGATCACACCCGCGAGCACATTCCTGTGCTGGTGTACGGCCCGAAAGTGAAACCGGGCTCGCTCGGCCACCGCGATACCTTCGCTGATATTGGTCAGACCGTCGCCAAATACTTTGGCCTGTCTGACATGGACTACGGCAAAGCTCTATTTTAACTGACCCTGGTCAGTTTGCAGGCCGGGTGTGCCGCCGCCGCCCGGCAACATAAAAAACTAAAAAGGAAACAGAGATGGCAACCCCACATATTAACGCTGAGATGGGCGATTTCGCGGACGTTGTGCTGATGCCGGGCGACCCGCTGCGTGCGAAACACATTGCAGAAACCTTCCTGGAAGACGTGCGCGAAGTGAACAACGTGCGCGGCATGCTGGGTTTCACCGGGACTTACAAAGGCCGTAAAATTTCCGTTATGGGCCACGGCATGGGTATCCCGTCCTGCTCTATTTATACCAAAGAGCTGATCACCGATTTCGGCGTGAAGAAAATCATCCGCGTCGGCTCCTGCGGCGCGGTGCGCGCGGACGTTAAGCTGCGCGATGTGGTTATCGGCATGGGCGCGTGCACCGATTCCAAAGTGAACCGCCTGCGTTTCAAAGATCACGATTTCGCGGCGATCGCGGATTTCGACATGGTGCGTAACGCGGTAGACGCGGCGAAAGCGCTGGGCGTGGAAGCGCGCGTAGGTAACATCTTCTCCGCAGACCTGTTCTATACGCCGGACCCGTCAATGTTCGACGTGATGGAGAAATACGGCATCCTGGGCGTGGAAATGGAAGCGGCAGGCATCTACGGCGTGGCGGCGGAATTCGGCGCGAAAGCGCTGACCATCTGCACCGTGTCCGACCATATCCGTACCCACGAGCAGACCACCGCGGCAGAGCGTCAGACCACGTTTAACGACATGATCAAGATTGCGCTGGAATCCGTGCTGCTGGGCGATAAAGAGTAAGTTTTCGCGTGTTTAAAGTGAAAGAAAAGGGCGCTGCGGCGCCCTTTTTTATTGGGCGGGAAAATGCAAAGGAAACGGCGGGTGCGCTGTGCTTACACGCCCTACGCACGGAAAGGCTATGTTTTGTAGGGTGGGTAAGCGCAGCGCACCCACCAGTGTTGACTTAACGCACCGCCTGCGCCATCCACGCGCCCACTTCGCGCAATTCCGCGGCCTGGGCGGGAAACTCACTCACTAACGCCTCGCAGGCCTCCTGCAACGCGCCGGCCTGATACACGCAGCCCTGTAGCCGGGCCGCCAGCGCCTCCAGCGGCGCCGGGTTCAGGCTGTCGGTAAAAAGCTGCGTGCGGGTGATATGCCCCTTTTCCACGTCGAAATGCAGCTCCACGCCGCCCCAGACAAACCGTTCATCCAGCTGATGCGTAAAGGCGGGCGCCTGACCGAAATTCCACTCCCAGCTGCTCTGGCGGGCGAACGTGTCGGCAAAGCCGGGCAGATCCGGGAACGCGTCGGGGGAAATCACCTCGGCGGCCACCCGCTCGCCGTAATACGTGAAAAACGCCTCCGTCACGGCCTCGCAGATCTGCGCATGTGTCACGCCGGGTTTGAGATCGTGAATATTGGCGACGCGCCCGCGCACGGAGGTGATCCCCTTCGCCTGGAGCTTTTTCTTATCGGGGTTCAGGTAATTCGCGAGCCGGCTTAAATCGGCGTTCAGCAAGAGCGTGCCGTGGTGAAAACCGCGATCCACCGTCTCGCGGTAGGCGGAGCCGGAAATTTTACGCGGCCCTTCGGCGGTGTCCACCACCAGATCGTTGCGCCCGGAGGCCGACGCCGGAATGCCAAGCTGCGCCAGCGCGTTAATCACAATCGCGGTCGAGACGCTTTTGTCATACTCCGGTTTGCCCGCCATAAAGGTAAAACAGGTATTGCCGAGATCGTGGAACACCGCGCCGCCGCCGCTGCTGCGCCGCGCCAGACGCACGTTATCTTCCTCCATCCGGCGCGTGTTGCACTCTTTCCACGGGTTCTGCGCCCGGCCAATCACGACGGTATCGGCGTTGCGCCAGAGGAACAGCACGCGCTGGGTGGCAGGCATCTGGCGGAAGATGCACTCTTCCACCGCCAGGTTAAACCAGGGATCGTAAGAATCGGAAATAAGCAGGCGTAAAGAGGACACAGGCGTTTTCCCTAAAGCATTGAAGAACGCCCATTATACCACGCGGCGTCAGGCGCGTTTGTCGTCCGCGGGCGTCTCAGGCTCGCTCTCTTCTTCCGGCACCGATCTGCTGGCGGTGAGCAGGAACGGCGACTGCTGCCAGCGCGTGCGTTTGCCCTGAAGCAGCGTGCGGGTCAGCACGATGCCGATGGCGAGCGCCAGTAACATCATCAGACGCAGAATATTAGTGGTGTTATCCACCTGGCGCGCTTCGGTCGGCAGGCTGTGGGTGTCGAGCGTGAGCCGCAGGTAGCCCACCGGGCCGCTCTTATCCTGCACCGGCTGAACAATCTGCTGGTTAAAGTAGCTGCCCGCTTTTTTGCCGTCGAGCGCCAGCCGGTCGCGCACGTTGACGCTCTCGCCCGCGCGGGCGATCAGTTCGCCCTGCTGGTCATAGACGCTGGCGTCCAGAATGCGGCTTTCGTCGGTCAGTTGATTCAGAATGGCCGCGACGCGTTTTTCATCCGGGTTTTCGCCCTTAATCAGCGGCGCGAGACTGTAGCTGACCTGGCGGGCCAGCGTGCGGGCGAGCTCTTCCATCTGGATATTGCGCGACTGCTGATGGCTCTGGCTAAACCAGGACGCGCCCTGCATCAGCGCCACCAGCAGCGCCAGACAGATAAGTACAATCACTGCGCGATGCAGCCGAAATTTGAGTTTTGCCCGGGCCATAAAGTACCTGCTTAAATTTTGAAGCTTAATGTTGCCAGAAGCGCCGCAGACAAGGTAGCCTCATGCGTTGTTTTGTCCCGCCCCGATACTATTTACAGGAGCCTGAATGCCGAACAGTCTTACCTGGTGCGACCTGCCAAACGAAGTCTCCCTCTGGCCTGGATTGCCCCTTTCTTTAAGCGGTGATGAAGTCATGCCGCTGGATTATCACGCTGGCCATAGCGGCTGGCTCCTGTACGGACGGGGTTTAAATAAGCAAAG
This DNA window, taken from Cronobacter universalis NCTC 9529, encodes the following:
- the deoB gene encoding phosphopentomutase gives rise to the protein MKRAFIMVLDSFGIGATEDAERFGDAGSDTLGHIAEACAKGEADIGRKGPLHLPNLTKLGLAKAHEGATGFIPAGMDGNAEITGAYAWAHELSSGKDTPSGHWEIAGVPVLFDWGYFTDEKNSFPQALLDKLVERANLPGYLGNCHSSGTVILDELGEEHMKTGKPIFYTSADSVFQIACHEETFGLDRLYELCEIAREELTEGGYNIGRVIARPFVGDKAGNFQRTGNRHDLAVEPPSPVVLKKLVDEKGGHVVSVGKIADIYANMGITKKVKATGLDALFDATIKEMKEAGDNTIVFTNFVDFDSSWGHRRDVAGYAGGLELFDRRLPELLELVGEDDIIIFTADHGCDPTWKGTDHTREHIPVLVYGPKVKPGSLGHRDTFADIGQTVAKYFGLSDMDYGKALF
- the deoD gene encoding purine-nucleoside phosphorylase, which encodes MATPHINAEMGDFADVVLMPGDPLRAKHIAETFLEDVREVNNVRGMLGFTGTYKGRKISVMGHGMGIPSCSIYTKELITDFGVKKIIRVGSCGAVRADVKLRDVVIGMGACTDSKVNRLRFKDHDFAAIADFDMVRNAVDAAKALGVEARVGNIFSADLFYTPDPSMFDVMEKYGILGVEMEAAGIYGVAAEFGAKALTICTVSDHIRTHEQTTAAERQTTFNDMIKIALESVLLGDKE
- the lplA gene encoding lipoate--protein ligase LplA; this encodes MSSLRLLISDSYDPWFNLAVEECIFRQMPATQRVLFLWRNADTVVIGRAQNPWKECNTRRMEEDNVRLARRSSGGGAVFHDLGNTCFTFMAGKPEYDKSVSTAIVINALAQLGIPASASGRNDLVVDTAEGPRKISGSAYRETVDRGFHHGTLLLNADLSRLANYLNPDKKKLQAKGITSVRGRVANIHDLKPGVTHAQICEAVTEAFFTYYGERVAAEVISPDAFPDLPGFADTFARQSSWEWNFGQAPAFTHQLDERFVWGGVELHFDVEKGHITRTQLFTDSLNPAPLEALAARLQGCVYQAGALQEACEALVSEFPAQAAELREVGAWMAQAVR
- a CDS encoding YtjB family periplasmic protein, translated to MARAKLKFRLHRAVIVLICLALLVALMQGASWFSQSHQQSRNIQMEELARTLARQVSYSLAPLIKGENPDEKRVAAILNQLTDESRILDASVYDQQGELIARAGESVNVRDRLALDGKKAGSYFNQQIVQPVQDKSGPVGYLRLTLDTHSLPTEARQVDNTTNILRLMMLLALAIGIVLTRTLLQGKRTRWQQSPFLLTASRSVPEEESEPETPADDKRA